In Neofelis nebulosa isolate mNeoNeb1 chromosome 10, mNeoNeb1.pri, whole genome shotgun sequence, one DNA window encodes the following:
- the ARHGAP1 gene encoding rho GTPase-activating protein 1 isoform X1, with amino-acid sequence MDPLSELQDDLTLDDTSQALNQLKLASIDEKNWPSDEMPDFPKSDDSKSSSPEPVTHLKWDDPYYDIARHQIVEVAGCDEPEGAQPGDDKYGRKIIVFSACRMPPSHQLDHSKLLGYLKHTLDQYVESDYTLLYLHHGLTSDNKPSLSWLRDAYREFDRKYKKNIKALYIVHPTMFIKTLLILFKPIISFKFGQKIFYVNYLSELSEHVKLEQLGIPRQVLKYDDFLKSTQKSPATAPKPMPPRPPLPNQQFGVSLQHLQEKNPEQEPIPLVLRETVAYLQAHALTTEGIFRRSANTQVVREVQQKYNMGLPVDFDQYNDLHLPAVILKTFLRELPEPLLTFDLYPHVVGFLNIDESQRVGAMLQVLRTLPEENYQVLRFLTAFLVQISAHCDQNKMTNTNLAVVFGPNLLWAKDAAITLKAINPINTFTKFLLDHQGELFPSPDSGGL; translated from the exons ATGGACCCGCTTTCAGAGTTGCAGGATGACCTGACCTTGGATGACACCAGCCAGGCTCTGAACCAGCTGAAGCTAGCCTCCATTGATGAGAAGAACTGGCCCTCAGACGAGATGCCCGACTTCCCCAAGTCGG ATGACTCCAAAAGCAGCTCCCCGGAACCCGTGACACACCTGAAGTGGGATGACCCTTACTACGACATCGCCCGGCACCAGATTGTGGAGGTGGCAG GGTGTGATGAGCCTGAGGGGGCCCAGCCAG GAGACGACAAGTATGGGCGGAAGATCATCGTGTTTAGTGCCTGCCGAATGCCCCCGAGCCACCAGCTGGACCACAGCAAGCTCCTGGG GTACCTGAAGCACACCCTGGACCAGTATGTGGAGAGCGACTACACACTGCTGTACCTGCACCATGGCCTGACCAGCGACAACAAGCCCTCCCTTAGCTGGCTCCGGGATGCCTACCGAGAGTTTGACCGCAA GTACAAGAAGAACATTAAGGCTCTGTACATCGTGCACCCCACCATGTTCATCAAGACCCTGCTCATCCTCTTTAAGCCCATCATTAG TTTCAAGTTTGGGCAGAAGATCTTCTATGTGAATTACCTGAGTGAGCTGAGCGAGCATGTGAAGCTGGAGCAGCTGGGGATCCCTCGCCAAGTGCTCAA gTATGATGACTTCCTCAAATCCACACAGAAGAGCCCTGCGACAGCCCCCAAGCCCATGCCACCACGGCCCCCTTTGCCCAACCAGCAGTTTGGGGTCTCGTTGCAGCA CCTCCAGGAGAAGAACCCAGAGCAGGAGCCCATTCCGCTTGTGCTCCGGGAGACTGTTGCCTACCTGCAGGCTCACG CTCTCACTACTGAGGGGATTTTCCGGAGATCAGCCAACACTCAAGTTGTGCGAGAAGTACAGCAGAAGTACAACATGG ggctgCCTGTGGACTTTGACCAGTACAATGATTTGCACCTGCCGGCGGTCATCCTCAAGACCTTCCTCCGGGAGCTTCCTGAGCCCTTGCTCACCTTTGACCTTTACCCCCACGTTGTGGGCTTCCTCA ACATTGATGAGAGCCAGAGAGTGGGGGCAATGCTGCAGGTGCTCCGGACGCTGCCTGAGGAGAACTACCAGGTGCTTCGTTTCCTCACTGCCTTCCTGGTGCAG ATTTCTGCCCACTGTGACCAGAACAAGATGACCAACACTAACCTGGCTGTTGTCTTCGGCCCTAACCTGCTGTGGGCCAAGGATGCTGCCATCACCCTCAAGGCCATTAATCCCATCAACACGTTCACCAAGTTCCTTCTGGATCACCAAGGGGAATTGTTCCCCAGCCCTGACTCGGGAGGGCTCTGA
- the ARHGAP1 gene encoding rho GTPase-activating protein 1 isoform X2 — MDPLSELQDDLTLDDTSQALNQLKLASIDEKNWPSDEMPDFPKSDDSKSSSPEPVTHLKWDDPYYDIARHQIVEVAGDDKYGRKIIVFSACRMPPSHQLDHSKLLGYLKHTLDQYVESDYTLLYLHHGLTSDNKPSLSWLRDAYREFDRKYKKNIKALYIVHPTMFIKTLLILFKPIISFKFGQKIFYVNYLSELSEHVKLEQLGIPRQVLKYDDFLKSTQKSPATAPKPMPPRPPLPNQQFGVSLQHLQEKNPEQEPIPLVLRETVAYLQAHALTTEGIFRRSANTQVVREVQQKYNMGLPVDFDQYNDLHLPAVILKTFLRELPEPLLTFDLYPHVVGFLNIDESQRVGAMLQVLRTLPEENYQVLRFLTAFLVQISAHCDQNKMTNTNLAVVFGPNLLWAKDAAITLKAINPINTFTKFLLDHQGELFPSPDSGGL; from the exons ATGGACCCGCTTTCAGAGTTGCAGGATGACCTGACCTTGGATGACACCAGCCAGGCTCTGAACCAGCTGAAGCTAGCCTCCATTGATGAGAAGAACTGGCCCTCAGACGAGATGCCCGACTTCCCCAAGTCGG ATGACTCCAAAAGCAGCTCCCCGGAACCCGTGACACACCTGAAGTGGGATGACCCTTACTACGACATCGCCCGGCACCAGATTGTGGAGGTGGCAG GAGACGACAAGTATGGGCGGAAGATCATCGTGTTTAGTGCCTGCCGAATGCCCCCGAGCCACCAGCTGGACCACAGCAAGCTCCTGGG GTACCTGAAGCACACCCTGGACCAGTATGTGGAGAGCGACTACACACTGCTGTACCTGCACCATGGCCTGACCAGCGACAACAAGCCCTCCCTTAGCTGGCTCCGGGATGCCTACCGAGAGTTTGACCGCAA GTACAAGAAGAACATTAAGGCTCTGTACATCGTGCACCCCACCATGTTCATCAAGACCCTGCTCATCCTCTTTAAGCCCATCATTAG TTTCAAGTTTGGGCAGAAGATCTTCTATGTGAATTACCTGAGTGAGCTGAGCGAGCATGTGAAGCTGGAGCAGCTGGGGATCCCTCGCCAAGTGCTCAA gTATGATGACTTCCTCAAATCCACACAGAAGAGCCCTGCGACAGCCCCCAAGCCCATGCCACCACGGCCCCCTTTGCCCAACCAGCAGTTTGGGGTCTCGTTGCAGCA CCTCCAGGAGAAGAACCCAGAGCAGGAGCCCATTCCGCTTGTGCTCCGGGAGACTGTTGCCTACCTGCAGGCTCACG CTCTCACTACTGAGGGGATTTTCCGGAGATCAGCCAACACTCAAGTTGTGCGAGAAGTACAGCAGAAGTACAACATGG ggctgCCTGTGGACTTTGACCAGTACAATGATTTGCACCTGCCGGCGGTCATCCTCAAGACCTTCCTCCGGGAGCTTCCTGAGCCCTTGCTCACCTTTGACCTTTACCCCCACGTTGTGGGCTTCCTCA ACATTGATGAGAGCCAGAGAGTGGGGGCAATGCTGCAGGTGCTCCGGACGCTGCCTGAGGAGAACTACCAGGTGCTTCGTTTCCTCACTGCCTTCCTGGTGCAG ATTTCTGCCCACTGTGACCAGAACAAGATGACCAACACTAACCTGGCTGTTGTCTTCGGCCCTAACCTGCTGTGGGCCAAGGATGCTGCCATCACCCTCAAGGCCATTAATCCCATCAACACGTTCACCAAGTTCCTTCTGGATCACCAAGGGGAATTGTTCCCCAGCCCTGACTCGGGAGGGCTCTGA